The Dehalococcoidia bacterium region ACTGCCCGCCGGCCAGGGCTACGACGCCGCGAAGGACGACTTCGGCGACATGCAGGAGAAGGGGATAATCGACCCGCTGAAGGTGACGCGGGCGGCGCTGGAGAACGCGATAAGCATCGCCGGGATGGTGCTGACCACCAACTGCCTGGTGACCGACATCCCCGAAAAGAAAGAAGCAGGCGTCCCTCAGCCGCCGATGTACTAGACGCGTATTGCCGAACAGACCGTAGTAGGGGCGCACGGCTGTGCGCCCCTATTTGTATCCCACTAGGAAGACGCTTCAACTGGGTAGCCTCTTCTGGGCGCTTCGTGTGAGAACTGCTGTCCCCCCGGCCAGCGACGCCGCGCCGCCCGCTAAGACCAGCGCCGCCCACCAGCGGGCAGCGCCTGCGCCTGGGTCACGCGCGCCGGTGCCGGGCATCGCCACGGTGACAGGAGTGGCTGTGGCAGGCGGCAGACACATCGGGATTCCCGTCTGGAGGAAGGTTGACGCCTGGCCACACGCGTTGAACGCAGTGACCTTCCACGCGAGGTACGAACAATAGCATTCGCTCTTCGCCCTTTGATACTCTGGCGGGAAAAGGAAAGTAGTCGTATCAGCGGCCAGCTGATAGTGGAGATGTTGCTCAAGTGGCGTGAAGCCGCACACAGTTAAGTCGATAAGGAAACCCTCTTCGTTGTCGGAGTTGTCGGTCCAGCGCATAGCGGACAAGTCCACTTCCAGGGCGGAAGGCGCGGCGGGTATCGCCGTACACGGGGTTGCGGTTGCCATGACGGCAGGGGTGGGAGTACTCCGTTGCGCTCCTTGTGCGGTCGAGCCCTCAATGATAAAACAAGCGAGAGCCGTCAGGACGATGGCGAGCATCATTGGCAATGTGCGTGTACTCATCGTTCCTATCTTTTACAGAACGCACGAATGCGCAGAAAGTCAACGCGGACGCAACAAATGGCGTCCCCTTGTACGATTTGTTGCGGCCCGTTAACCTAACGCTGTGACTAACCAGCCGGCCCGTCTGCTCGCCGGGCTCGACCTCGGCGCCACCAAGATCTTCTCCGTCGTCATCGATGCCGGCGGGGCGATACTGGGCCGCGACATCCGCCCAACGCTGGGCACGGAAGGCCCCGACGCCGTCATCGCCCGCATGGTCGACTCCCTCAAGGCCGCGATCGCCGACGCGGGGGCGACCATCGACGACGTGGCGACGGTGGGCGTCTCCGCGCCCGGCCCGATCGACTACGCGAGCGGCGTCGTCACCAACCCGCCCAACCTGCCCGGCTGGCGCGACGTCCCGCTCGCCCTCATCCTCCAGCGCGAGCTCGACGCCCGCTGCCTGCTGGAGAACGACGCCAACGCCGCCGCCGTCGCCGAGCACCGCTGGGGCGCCGGACGCGGCTCGCAGCACATGCTCTTCCTCACCCTGAGCAGCGGCATCGGCGGGGGAATCATCATTGACGGCGCGCTGTACCGTGGCGCCTCCGGCTCGGCGGGCGAGATGGGGCATATGACCATCGACAAGCGCGGCCCCGTCTGCTCCTGCGGACGCCGCGGCTGCCTGGAGGCGCTCGCCTCCGGCCTGGCGATAGCGAAGCGAGCGCAGGAGGCAGCGGCAAAGGCGCCACGTTCGCGGCTGGCGCGCATGGCGGAGGAGGACCCGCCGCTGACCGCGAAGAAGGCCTCTCAGGCCGCTTCCGAGGGAGACGCGGCGTCGCGGCGGATTATCGCCCGCGCGGGACACTATTTGGGTGTGGGCATCGCCAGCCTCGTCAACATCTTCAACCCGCAGGTCATCGTGCTCGGGGGCAGCCTGACGAAGATGGGCGACCTCTACCTCGGCCCGATGCGGGAGGCGGTGCGAGACGAGTGCTTCCCGCAGCCGTTCGAGGACGTCCGCATCGTCGTGGGGCGGTTTGTGGACGAGGCGCCGGCGATGGGCGCCGCTTTCCTCGCCGCCGAGTTCGCTTCCAGTGTCAGAGGCTGACGGGAATTTTCCGCGGGACGCTCACTGTTCGACGCCCGCCGGCGCGGACCTTACAATTCCTGCCGCGCCAATTCTCTTGAGACGCCTCTAAGAAATGACGCATTGGAAAGCACCGCAAGAGCATAATCATCATGGACTTTTCGCCCTGATCGTAGCCCTGAAGAGCTGACTGAACGTTCTTGTGATTAAACGTGGTCGAGGCCGAGGGCCGTTTCAGAATCGAGGGCAGCGAGACGATGCCGCGGACCGGTGCAGCGCATCTTCTCCTCCACTACGGCAGCACGCCGCGCCGGCGTCCCTTTAGCCGCCTTCGCGCGGCGCGATGGTCAGCGTGCGCTTGAGCTTGTTCTCCGTGTCCGCTGGCGTCAGGCATTCCAGCCGGTACTCGCCCGGAATGTCGACTTCGAACGTGAACGAGAGCGTGCCCGTGACGGGCGTCGCTTCGGGCTCGCCGTCGGGGTTCGCTTCGACCGTCTCCGTGCCGATGACCTGCACCACGTTCGACCCCTGCTTCAGCCGGCACTCGACCTCGACCGGCACGGGATACGTCTGCGCGTAGTCGAGCTCGAGGCGCAACTCCTCGCCGGCGACCGGCGTCCCCGAGACGCGCATGGCGGCCAGCGGCTCGTGGTTCCCGTCGCCGTCGCCGAACTCGATGCCGCAGGCGGACGCCGCCAGCGCGAGCAGGACTAGCGGTGCAAGAAGGCAGATTCGTTTCAATGCGGTTCCAGTCTGTCCTTGATACTAAGCTCCCTCTGCCGATGAGACAAGGCGCCGTGCCCCTGGGGAGCGTCGCCGTCCTCGCCGCAACATGAACGCTTGTCTTCCCACCTGCCTGCCGGCAGGCAGGCCCTCCCGCCCGCTGGCGTCTTATTGGATCTGGGGGACACCCCTGCCTTGCCGGCAGGCGGGCCCAGACCCCCGGAAGAGGGGGCAAGCCCCCTCTTCACTCCTCCTGGCCCCCGGATGCAACAGTGAGCGTCCGTTGCCGGGCTCGGTTTCGGCGTCTATAATGAAGTTGTGAAGGCCCCGGAAACGCAACGTTGGGACGTCTCCACAGCGGAAGCTGTGGAGATTCAGCGTAAGCTGGCCCCTCTCGTCGTCAGCGAGGGGAGCCCCGCGGACGTGCGCCGCGTAGCCGGGGTCGATATCTCCGTCGACCGCTACCGGGCGCGGGCGCGCGGCGCAGTCGTCGTCCTCAGCTATCCGGAGCTTGCGATCGAGGAAGAGGTGGTCATCGAGACCGCGCTGCGCTTCCCCTACGTGCCCGGCCTGCTCTCGTTCCGCGAGGCGCCGGTGATACTCGAAGCGTTCGAGCGCGTCCGCCGGATGCCCGACCTGCTCCTCGTCGACGGCCACGGACTGGCGCATCCGCGGCGATTCGGCATCGCCTGCCACCTGGGCGTGACCCTCGGTCTGCCGACGATCGGCTGCGCGAAATCGCGCCTCTGCGGCGTGCACGACGCGCCGTCGCTGGAAGCGGGAAGCCGCGCGCCGCTGTGGGACGCCGGCGAAGTGATCGGCAGCGTCGTGCGCACGCGCGACGGCATAGCGCCCGTGTTCGTCTCCGTCGGCCACCTCATCGGGCTCGACGAGGCGGTAGAATGGACGCTGCGCTGCGCCAGCGGCTACCGGATACCGGAACCGCTGCGGCAGGCGCACATGGCGGCGGGACGACACAAGACGGCTGAAGCCCTGAAAGCGGGATAACGATGCAAGAGACGATCGATAGACTCACCGCGTTGCAAAAGCGAATATCCGAACTCCTGGTGCGTCTTTGACGTGGCTGGCCTTGAGCAAGAGGCCCGGCGCCTCGAGGCCGAGTCGTCGCGTCCCGGCTTCTGGGAGGACGGCGCCTCCGCCCAGGCGACGATGAAGCGGCTCGCCGAAGTGCAGGAGACCGTCTCCACCTGGCGCGACCTCGAGAAGACGGCGGGCGATCTGCGCCAGCTCGCCGACCTCGCGCAATCGGAGGAGGACGAGACGCTGGCGCAGGAGCTGGCCGAAGAGACCGAGGCCCTCGCTGAGCGCCTCCACCGCCTTGAATTCGACCTCTCGTTTTCCGGCCCCTATGACAAGCGCAGCGCCATACTCGCCATACACGCCGGCGCAGGCGGCATCGACTCGCAGGACTGGGCGGAGATGCTGCTGCGCATGTTCCTCCGCTGGGCGGAGCGCCGCAACTACCAGACCGACGTGCTCGACGTGACGCCCGGCGAAGAAGCGGGCATAAAGAGCGCCACCGCCGAGATCGCCGGACGCTACGCCTACGGCCGGCTACGCAGCGAGCGCGGCGTGCACCGTCTCGTGCGGCTCTCGCCGTTCGACGCCGATCACGCCCGCCATACCTCCTTCGCCCTCGTCGAGGTCATGCCCGAATCGGAAGGCCTCGCGGAGCTGAAGATCGACCCCGAAGAGCTGCGGATCGACGTCTTCCGCGCCAGCGGCCATGGCGGACAGAACGTCCAGAAGAACGCCACCGCCGTGCGCATCACCCACGTTCCCACCGGCGTAGTCGCGACCTGCCAGAACGAGCGCTCACTGCACCGCAACCGCGAGTCGGCGATGAAGGTGCTGGAGGCGCGCCTCCTCGAGTTGGAGCTCGAGAAGAGGGCGGAGGAGCAGTCCCGCCTCAAGGGCGAGCACGTCGCGGCCGGCTGGGGGAACCAGATCCGCAGCTACGTGCTGCACCCCTACAAGATGGTCAAAGACCACCGGACCGGCTACGAGACGAGCGACCCCAACGCCGTGCTCGACGGCGAGCTTGACCCCTTCATGGAGGCCTACCTGAAGTCGACAATCGGAGGGGGGACAGCGTAATGAGAGCGTTAACGGCCTTTCTCCTTCTCCTCGCCGCCGCGCTGCCGCTGACAGCGGTGCGGGCGCAGGAGGGGATAACCGTCACCTCGGCGACGGCGCGCAACCAGTTCCCCGACGGCGTCGTCTTCAATATGGCCGCCGAAAGCGACGCCGAGATCACGAGCGTCGTCTTCCGCTACACCATCCCTCCCGAGGGCGCGAGAGTCTACGGCGACCCCGAGTGCACCGAAGGCGCGAGGGTCGAATGCAGCTTCAACCTCAAGAGCACCGCCAAGCTCTTCCTCGTGCCCGGCGCCAACATCATCTACCACTGGGAGATAAAGGACGACGCAGGCAACGAGCTCAAGACGGAGCCGAAGACGTTCGTTTACGAGGACGACCGCTTCCAGTGGAAGAGCCGGACTCAGGACGACCTCGTCATCTGGTACTACTCCGCGGACGAGTCGCAGTTGCGCGACCTCCTCAACACCGGCGTCGACGGGCTGCGGCGGATGGAGTCGCTCCTCGGCACTTCGCTCGACTTCCCGGTGAAGGTGTTCCTGTACGATTCCGCAGCGGATATGCAGGCGGCGGCTTACGGCGGCAAGACGGGGCAGAGCGGCGTCATCACTCTCGGCGAGGTGTTCTTCTCCGATACCGCCATCGTCGCCGCCGATGTTTTCCCCCACGATGTCCTGCGCCATGAGCTGGCGCACATCGTCATGCGGCAGGCGCTGGAAGGGCCCTTCGGCAACGCGCCCGCCTGGCTGGACGAAGGCACGGCCGTCTATGCGCAGTCGCAGCCGCTGTCGGGCGAGGAGGGTGTGCTTCAATCAGCCATCCGCGGCAACCGCGTCTTCTCGCTGCGCATGATGACCTCGGGGAGTCTCGCCCGCAATGAGTCGGACGTCAGCCTCTTCTATGCCCAGGCGTGGAGCGTGGTGTCGTATCTTATCGAGACGCACGGGGAGGAGAAGTTCGCGGCGCTGCTGGCGGCGCTAAGGGAAGGCAACGGGATCGACGAAGCGCTGGAGTCCGTCTACGGGTTCGACCAGGACGGCCTGGACAACGCCTGGCGCGAAAGCGTGGGACTGCCGCCGCGGGCCAGCGAAGGCGGCGCGGGCAGGGCCACGGGGATACCACAGCTCACCCCTTACGGCGCCGGCGGCCAGCAGACCGCACCGACTTCGACGCCGACGCCGGGAGCGGAGAGCGGACCTGTGGACGACGACGGTTCGGGGTTCCCGTTCGCGCTGGCGGGAATTGTCGCAGCGGCCGTGGCAATCGGCGGCGGACTGATAGCCGGAGGCGTTCTCTTCGCCCGCAGGCGCTAGTCTCCCGGCAGGGTCGGGGCTCTGTCCCCGACCAGCCAGCCCTTTAACGGTCGGTCTTCGCCGTCCCTTCCGCGTCCGACGCCGTCTCCCTCGATAACGTCAGCTTCGTCGCACCAAAGTAGGCGGGCCGGTACCCGAACACGCTGGCGTTGCTCTTGCCGGCGTCCGGCACGTAGAAGAACCGGTAGCCCTGGCTCCGAAGTTCCTGGAAGGCGTCGTACTTGAGGAGCCAGACGTAGCGAATGTCCTTCTCCCTGTCCACCGCCTCGCCTCTGTCCGAGAGCATGCTTATCGCCTCGTAATCGCGCTCTAGGATGCCGATCTCCAGCCGGTCCTTGTGCCGCATAACGAGCTGCGGGTAGATGAACCCCGTAAGCACGACCGAATGCGGCGGGACATCGAGGGCGGCGATCTCGTCTGCAAAGGCGCGCTGGTTCTCCAGCGTGTCGATATCTGACAGAAGCATCCCCTCGCCGACGCGCGCGTTCGTGAACGTCTCGCGGTTGATCTCGTCGCCGGGTGAGGTTACGTCGACGAAGCCCGCGAGCACGATCAGCGCCACGACCGCCGCGAGCGCCGCCCTGTGTAAGTAGCGGGCCATGAAGAAGAAGGCGAACGGGAAGATGGGGATGAGGTACGCTACCTCGTGGGGCAGCCGGGTGAACGAGACGAAGAAGAGCACTCCCATGGCGACCCAGAGCGCGACGTGGGAATCGTCGGCGAGGTCGCGCGGGAGGCGCGTCAGCCGCGGCAGCGACACGGCAAGCCCCGCCAGCACGGCGAGCGCCCCCAGCACTCCCAGCGTCTCCTTCCCCAGCAGACGCAGGAACGAGAGAAAGCCCACCTTCGCGTCGTAGAAGTTGAAGGCGTCGATGCCGTAGCGGGCGAGCACCGGCGAGTACGCCACGAGCGACGTGACCGCCAGCGCGCAGGCGAACGGCAGCCCTTCGCGCCGCAGCCGCCGCTCGCGCCACAGCCAGAGCAGGAAGGCGGGCGCCGCCCACAACGAGGTGAGGCGGAACCCGGTTGCCAGCCCCAGCGCGACCCCGCCCAGCAGTGTCCGCTCCTTCATCAGCGCCAGGTAGCAGGCCAGCAAGCAGGTCAGCGCCCACATGTAGTCCATGGTCGACACGCTGTTTATCCACAGCAGGGGCGTGAAGGCGAACCCGAGCGTCAGCAGCCCCCTGTAAGGCAGCCCAAGCTCGCGGACGATGCGGGCGAAGACGTAGACGCCGGCGAGGGAGACGACGACGGTCGAGAGGTTCGTCCACACCCAGCCGAAGGGCAGCAGCGGCAGCGTGACGAGCTCGTGCAGGGGGAAGCCGGGGAGCCGCGATGGGAAGTACTCGCCTTCCGACAGCAGGTACTCGCCGGTGAGCGCGACGCGCCAGGCATCGGGGTCGGTGCCGTAGCCGAGGTCGAGCCAGGGGACGCGGGAGACGACGTAGATGACGGCGAGGGCCGCGAAGGCGAGGGGATGGGTGAGATCGAGATCGAGCGCGCGCTCGACATAATCCCAGGCGGCGAGACGCGGCCGCGGCCTCCCTTCCTCCGCCGTCTCAACCGATTCCACAAGGCCTCCTTTCCGTCGTCTATCCGGGCAGGATGATCCCGCTCTCGCGGCGCTCCTGGGGCCGTTGCTGCTCCACCGGCGACGTCGGGCCGAGGGCGCCTGCCGCGGGCTGGAGCGCCTTCCTTTGCGCGAACTGCATTATCTGCGCCATCAGCGTCTGCTCGCTCATCGCCCCCACGAGGGCGACCCGCCCGCCGATCACCGTCACCGGCACGGCGCTAATGTTGTGGCGCTCGATGAGTCGCGGGAACTCCATTATCTCGATCACGTCGGCGCGCACCCGCGGGCTTTCCAGCGCCAGCTTGTGCGCCAGACGGGCCATCGCCGGGCAAGAAGGGCAGGTGGGGGTTACGAATGCCTCGAGCGAGACGTCGCTTTTCAGCCGCTTGAGCTGGCGCGCCGTCTCCGTCGCCAGGTCCACCTTGCCGCGCGAGACGTCGATAACCCCCTCGACGAAAGCGGGGAACTCGTGGCCGCCGGGCAGGCCGAAGAATCGTATCGGACGGTTAAGGGCGCCGCGGAGCACGATCCCCGGCACGCGGTCGACGCCCAGGCGCGCCGCCTCCTGCGCCGCCTCCGAGAACTCGTGGACGGTCAGCCGGATCTTGTCGGAGAGAGCCGACAGCTCCTTGAGGAGTTGCTGTGTCTCCTCGCAGAAGGCGCACTCCTCGCGGCCGGGTATGAAGATGGGGAGCCGGCGCTGCGTGAACAGATCGATGCGGACGGCGCCCGTGAGTTCGCGGGCAAAGCGCTCCCGCAGGTATTCCTGGTCACGAAGGGGTATCAACTCTCTCTCCGCGCTCCCTGCTCTGCCGCTGCTCGATCGAGGGGGCTGCCCGCCACTTCATCCATACAGCGAAAAGACGCTCGAAGACAGTGAAGTTGCCGAGCACGGCGACAATCCAGAGGGCGATTCTCGCCTGGTCTATGATAAGGCCGATCCCGAGAACGATCACGCGTTCGGGCCGCGTGAACAGCCCTTCGCGCAGCTCGAGGCCCGCTGCCTCAGCGCGCGCCCGCATGTAGCTCGTCAGCAGCGAGCCGGCGGCGGCCGCGAAGGCCAGGACGCTCTCCTCGACGTCGCCCCTGTCGGCGAAGTGGAAGAGGAGACCGCCGAGGACCGCCGCTTCCGATAAGCGGTCGAAGAGAGAGTCTAGGACGCCGCCGAACGCGGTGACGCGGCCCGTAACGCGGGCGAGGAGACCGTCCATCATGTCGAAGGCGGCGGCGACGAGCATCACGATACCGCCCGCCAGGAACTCTCCCCGGGCGATGAGAACCGCCGCTGCCAGCGCGCCCGCGAACCCGATGAGCGTTATAGCGTTAGGGGTGAGACCCGTGCGCGCGAGCAGGCGCGCGAGCGGCCCGCTGATGCTCTCAGGAAGGGCCCGCGGGCTGAGTCTGAACATTACTCTGGACTCCAGCGGTGCATCAATGCAGCCTGCTCTTCCCGGATGCCGGCCGCCCGCTCGTACTGGAGGCGCTCATAGTAGCTCAGCACTTTCTGCGACACCCGCTCCCAACTGTACTCCTGCGCCCGCTGTCGCGCCCTTTCGCCCATCTCATGTCGCTTGTCCGGATGGGAGAGCAGCTCGATGAGGGCGGAAGCCAGACCCTCCGCGTCCTTCGGGCGGACGAGCAGCCCCTCAACGCCGTGGGTCAGCACGCTTGCGTACCCCTCGATGTTGCTGGCGACGAGCGGCCTGCCCGCGGCCATCGCTTCCAGAAGGACGATGCCCTGGCTCTCGTTCCCCGTCGCGGGCGCGCAGACGACGTCGGCGGTGTGATGATAGCGGGCGAGCTCGTCGTAAGAAACGTAGCCGATGAACTCAACGTCTGCCAACCCCTTCTCGGCGACCCAGCGTCGGTACCCGCGCGCTGCCCGTGTCGGCGGCCCGACGATGAGGAGCCGCGCCTCCGGCATCTCGCGCTTCACCGTCTCGAACGCCTGGAGCAGGTACTTTACGCCCTTTCGCTTCTCCAGCCGTCCCACGAACAGAACGTTCGGCCGCCCGTCGGCGTAGCGCTCCACCGGCGGTCGTTCGAGCGCGAAGTGGTCGACATCGACGCCGTTGGGGATGATGTTGTAGTAGCCGGGGAAGTAGCGAGACACGAGACGCATCGCCGGCACCGATACGGCGATCTTGCCGTCGAGGCGGCGGAACCAGCGCTTGAGCACGTGACGTCCGTACAGGTACCACTTGGTCGTCCCGCCCTCCTTGGCGGCGTGGAAGGTGCCCACGTTGATGGCCGTAGAGAGACGCAGGAAGTTTAGGGGCAGGAAGGGCGCGAACGGCTCGTGCACGTGGACGATGTCGAACTGCTCCTCCTGCAACACCTTCTTCACTTTTGGCGCCAGACGCAGCGACAGCGTAACGCGCGCCACCGAGCCGCTCGCCGGTATGCCGTAGGCGCGGCTGATGGGGATCACGTTCTCTTCTGCTCGATGCAGGGAGGGCCGCGACGACGGCGCGATGACCCGTACCTCGTGGCCGAGGGCGACGAAGTGGTCTCTCAGGTGGGCGATGTGGTTGTTGACGCCGCCGGGCACCGCCCAGTCGTACGGCGAGACAAAGCCGATCTTCATCGCGGTCTCCAGCGCTTCACGAAGCTGGCGATAGTCGGCAGCCAGCCCGCTTTCCTGGGTGTAACGCTAAACCCCCGCCACTGCTGCAACAGGAACCGCCGGTACCCGATCTCGGAGAGCGAAGGGTAGCGTCCGTTGGTGGCGCCGGTCGTGCCCTCGAGGATAGCCCTTCGCAGATCGGCCGCTGTTTCGCCCGGGAACTCGGTGAGGGCGGCGCCGATGACGGGCAGAAAGTGGGCGTCGCTGCCGCCTACCTCCGGAAGATGGTACCTCTCGCGGTTCAGCCGCAGCGCTTTCCCGGCGTTGACGTTAGAGCCGGGGCCTGAGTTGGCGATCTGGATGGCGTCGAAGTAGACGCCCGTGCCCCGCTTCAGCATGATCCGCTCGATCGTGTGCTCGCTGATGCTGCGGGTGAGCCAATTCATGGGATGGGGTATGATACACAGTCCGCCCTGCCTGTGCACCGCCTCAAGTGTCTCCATCACAGGGCGCAACGGCGCGACCGGCTCCTCGAGGAACAGCGCGATGAGGTGCCCTTCGAGGGTGGTCAGCTCTATGCCGGCAATAACCTCAAACCGGTAGCGGCCGCGCGCCCAGAGCTCGCGCGCCTTCAGGCCGCCCGTGAGATCATCATGATCGGTGACCGCGATCACCGAGAGGTCGGTGTTCGCCTCTACGTAGTCGAGTATCTCCTGCGGGCCGGCCATGCCGTCGCCGACCGCGGAGTGGATGTGAATGTCAGCCTTCCCCACTTCTCGATCCTTCTCACGGATTTCACAACATTGTACCACCAGGAGGCCGGCTGCGGCGTGACCAAAGTCACCCTTTCGACGGTGAGCGAATCTGTCAACGGATGGTCAACGGATAAGCGGATGGCGCAGGGGGCGTTCATGCTTTGGGCGGCGTCGACGTGGTGGCCGTAACATGAACGTCCGTCTTCCCGCCCGCCCACCCGCAACGCGTTGGACGACCCCGGGGGACACCTTCGCAGCTTCTCTTCGCCGCCAGGTCCCTAGTGCGCTTCGGCGGTGACGCGCTCCCAGGCGGCCGCGACCTCCCGCGCCAGGGCCTCGTGTTCGGGGCGTTGCAGGTCGGGATCGCTCTCGAGGAGGCGGGCCGCTTCCTCGCGCGCGAGCTCGATCAGACGGACGTCGGAGAGGCGCGCCGCCCTGAACTCGGGCAGCCCGCTCTGGCGCGTCCCGAAGAACTCGCCGGGGCCCCGCAGCCGCAGGTCGGCTTCTGCCAGCGCGAAGCCGTCCGTCGTCCGCTCCATCAGTTGCAGCCGCTCCCGGGCCTCGTCCGACGGGCTATCGGAGAGGAGCAGGCAGTAGCTCTGGGCGTCGCTGCGCCCCACGCGGCCGCGGAGCTGGTGGAGCTGCGCCAGCCCGAAGCGCTCCGCTCCCTCAACCATCATCACCGTCGCGTTCGGGATGTCGACGCCCACCTCGACGACCGCCGTCGACACGAGGATATCGAGGCGGCGGTCGCGGAAGTCGCGCATCACCGCGTCCTTCTTCTGCGCCGCCAGCCGCCCGTGCAGCAGCCCGAGGCGCAGGTCGGGGAAGACCTCCGCTCGCAGCCGCTCGAACTCGTGGGCGGCGGCCCGCGCCGTCAGCGTCTCCGACTCCTCGATGAGCGGACATATGATGAACGCCTGCTCTCCCTGCCCGACGCGTTCCCGCACGAAGGCGTAGGCCTCGTCGCGGCCCTCCGGCGGCACCCATCGCGTCTCGACGGGCTTGCGTCCCGGCGGCATCTCGTCGATGACGGAGATATCGAGGTCGCCGTAGAGGGTGAGGGCGAGGGTGCGCGGTATGGGCGTCGCCGTCATTACCAGCAGGTGCGGGTTGACGCCCTTCTCGCGCAGCGCCGCCCGCTGCATCACCCCAAAGCGGTGCTGCTCGTCGACGACCGCGAGCGCGAGGCCTGCGAAGTCGACGCTTCCCTGGATGACGGCGTGCGTGCCGACGACGATATCGATCTCGCCGGCGGCTATGCTTTCGCGGACGGCGCGCTTCTCCGCCGCCGGCAGGCTGCCCGAGAGGAGGGCGATGCGCAGCGGCCGCGCCAGATAGGGGGCGTCGACCTGCGCCACCGGTGCCTTCTCGTCCCCGCAGCCGAAGATGCCGCAAAGGGTGCGGAAGTGCTGCTCGGCGAGGATTTCGGTGGGGGCCATCATCGCGCCCTGGCGACCCGACGCCGCTGCCGCCAGCAGGCTGGCCGCCGCCACCACCGTCTTGCCGCTGCCGACGTCGCCCTGCAGCAGGCGGTTCATCGGGCGCTCGCCGGCGACGTCGGCCAGCGCCTGCTCCAGCGCCTTCTCCTGCGCGGAGGTAAGCGTGAAGGGCAGCGCCCCGACGAAGCCGCGTCGCACGTCCGCCGGCAGGGGCAGGGGCAGCGCCAGCCCCCGCTCGCGCCACTCCCGTCTCCGAACGAGAACGCCGAGCTGGATGACCAGCAGCTCGTCGAAGGCGAGCCGCCGTCGCGCCGCCTCCAGCCGCTCCCAGCCGTCGGGGTAGTGCATCTGACGGACGGCTGTCGTCAGCGGAGTCAGGCGGAGCCGCGTCAGCATCTCAGGCGGCAGGGGCTCCGCCAGCGCGTCGGCGAACGAGTCGAGCGCTTCCTTGACGACGCGGCGTATCGTTCTCGGCGGCAGGCCGGACGTCGAGCGGTAGACGGGGACGAGACGGCCCGTGTGCACGAGCTCCTCTTCCAGCGGCTCGTACTCGGGGTTCTCCATCGTCTTCTGCCCCTTGAACAGCGTGACCTTGCCCGCGAGCACGACCTGACGGTTCGTCTTGAGCTGCCCGGCAACATAGGGCTGGTTGAACCAGACGACGCGCATCGTGCCCGTGGCGTCGCCCACGAGCGCCTCCGTCCCTCGCAGACGCCGTCCGATGGTGGTCTCGGCGGCGCTCCACACCGTCGCCACCAGCGTCTGCTCCTCGCCGACGACGAGTTCCGCTACGGGACGGATGCGCGCGAAGTCGTTGTGGCGGCGGGGGAAGAAGTAGAGCAGGTCGCGCACGGTCTCGACGCCGAGGCGGGCGAACTTCACGGCGAGGGCGTCGCGCACCCCCCTGACGGCGGTGACCGGCGCTGAGAGGTCGCCTGCTGTCGCGGACGCTTTCGGCCGTCGCGGCTTCTTCGCCGCCGCCGGCTCGCGCGCGGGAGACGGCGCCGCCTTCAAGGGGGCGGCACCCGGTTGCCCGTCGATGAGATGGATGGTCTGCGTGAGCCAGCGGGCGCGTTCCTCGACGCCGAGCGACGCGTAGCCGCCGCGGGGAAGCGCTCTTATCGATGCGCCGACGGGAGACGCGGGAGGGAAGACGTTCTGCTCAATGAGCCGGTCTAGGTAGCGGTCGATGCCGCCTATCACCGCCTTATCGGCGCAGCCCAGGCGGCGCTCGTGCTCCAGTATCTTGCGGAGCTGGCCCTCCCGCTCGTTCAAGCTTCCTTT contains the following coding sequences:
- a CDS encoding ROK family protein, which codes for MTNQPARLLAGLDLGATKIFSVVIDAGGAILGRDIRPTLGTEGPDAVIARMVDSLKAAIADAGATIDDVATVGVSAPGPIDYASGVVTNPPNLPGWRDVPLALILQRELDARCLLENDANAAAVAEHRWGAGRGSQHMLFLTLSSGIGGGIIIDGALYRGASGSAGEMGHMTIDKRGPVCSCGRRGCLEALASGLAIAKRAQEAAAKAPRSRLARMAEEDPPLTAKKASQAASEGDAASRRIIARAGHYLGVGIASLVNIFNPQVIVLGGSLTKMGDLYLGPMREAVRDECFPQPFEDVRIVVGRFVDEAPAMGAAFLAAEFASSVRG
- the nfi gene encoding deoxyribonuclease V (cleaves DNA at apurinic or apyrimidinic sites), which translates into the protein MKAPETQRWDVSTAEAVEIQRKLAPLVVSEGSPADVRRVAGVDISVDRYRARARGAVVVLSYPELAIEEEVVIETALRFPYVPGLLSFREAPVILEAFERVRRMPDLLLVDGHGLAHPRRFGIACHLGVTLGLPTIGCAKSRLCGVHDAPSLEAGSRAPLWDAGEVIGSVVRTRDGIAPVFVSVGHLIGLDEAVEWTLRCASGYRIPEPLRQAHMAAGRHKTAEALKAG
- the prfB gene encoding peptide chain release factor 2 (programmed frameshift), which gives rise to MQETIDRLTALQKRISELLVRLDVAGLEQEARRLEAESSRPGFWEDGASAQATMKRLAEVQETVSTWRDLEKTAGDLRQLADLAQSEEDETLAQELAEETEALAERLHRLEFDLSFSGPYDKRSAILAIHAGAGGIDSQDWAEMLLRMFLRWAERRNYQTDVLDVTPGEEAGIKSATAEIAGRYAYGRLRSERGVHRLVRLSPFDADHARHTSFALVEVMPESEGLAELKIDPEELRIDVFRASGHGGQNVQKNATAVRITHVPTGVVATCQNERSLHRNRESAMKVLEARLLELELEKRAEEQSRLKGEHVAAGWGNQIRSYVLHPYKMVKDHRTGYETSDPNAVLDGELDPFMEAYLKSTIGGGTA
- a CDS encoding peptidase MA family metallohydrolase — translated: MRALTAFLLLLAAALPLTAVRAQEGITVTSATARNQFPDGVVFNMAAESDAEITSVVFRYTIPPEGARVYGDPECTEGARVECSFNLKSTAKLFLVPGANIIYHWEIKDDAGNELKTEPKTFVYEDDRFQWKSRTQDDLVIWYYSADESQLRDLLNTGVDGLRRMESLLGTSLDFPVKVFLYDSAADMQAAAYGGKTGQSGVITLGEVFFSDTAIVAADVFPHDVLRHELAHIVMRQALEGPFGNAPAWLDEGTAVYAQSQPLSGEEGVLQSAIRGNRVFSLRMMTSGSLARNESDVSLFYAQAWSVVSYLIETHGEEKFAALLAALREGNGIDEALESVYGFDQDGLDNAWRESVGLPPRASEGGAGRATGIPQLTPYGAGGQQTAPTSTPTPGAESGPVDDDGSGFPFALAGIVAAAVAIGGGLIAGGVLFARRR
- a CDS encoding thioredoxin family protein, with the protein product MIPLRDQEYLRERFARELTGAVRIDLFTQRRLPIFIPGREECAFCEETQQLLKELSALSDKIRLTVHEFSEAAQEAARLGVDRVPGIVLRGALNRPIRFFGLPGGHEFPAFVEGVIDVSRGKVDLATETARQLKRLKSDVSLEAFVTPTCPSCPAMARLAHKLALESPRVRADVIEIMEFPRLIERHNISAVPVTVIGGRVALVGAMSEQTLMAQIMQFAQRKALQPAAGALGPTSPVEQQRPQERRESGIILPG
- a CDS encoding CDP-alcohol phosphatidyltransferase family protein is translated as MFRLSPRALPESISGPLARLLARTGLTPNAITLIGFAGALAAAVLIARGEFLAGGIVMLVAAAFDMMDGLLARVTGRVTAFGGVLDSLFDRLSEAAVLGGLLFHFADRGDVEESVLAFAAAAGSLLTSYMRARAEAAGLELREGLFTRPERVIVLGIGLIIDQARIALWIVAVLGNFTVFERLFAVWMKWRAAPSIEQRQSRERGERVDTPS